A genomic stretch from Candidatus Schekmanbacteria bacterium includes:
- a CDS encoding nucleotidyltransferase domain-containing protein: MAFETDSIIKIAKRYIKELEKNNIRITEAIIFGSYAKGTAKAESDIDIALVSESFSGNRFDDRRRIVPLRRKIDTRIEPLPFRPEDFYNGGMMAEEIKRTGKKILKK; encoded by the coding sequence ATGGCTTTTGAAACAGATTCAATCATAAAGATAGCGAAGAGATATATCAAAGAGCTTGAGAAAAACAATATCAGAATTACTGAAGCAATAATATTCGGATCATATGCAAAGGGAACAGCAAAGGCAGAAAGCGATATAGATATTGCTTTGGTTTCTGAATCGTTCAGTGGCAACAGGTTTGATGACCGTCGTAGGATTGTCCCGCTAAGAAGAAAAATAGACACCCGCATTGAGCCTCTGCCTTTCAGGCCTGAAGACTTTTATAATGGCGGAATGATGGCTGAGGAAATAAAGCGAACAGGGAAGAAGATACTGAAAAAATAA